From the genome of Aerococcus urinaehominis:
TAAAAATGTCTCAGGCGCTATGTCTTGCATCCTAGTGGATGCAGCTAATCATCGTTTATTTGATATATTAGAAGATCGGACGCAAGCTTATTTAAGAGATTATTTTATGCGTTTCCCTCTGGAAAAGAGAAAGCTAGTTGAAACGATTACCATGGATATGTACTCACCTTATTATGATTTTTTACAACAAATCTTTCCAAATGCGAAAATTATTATTGACCGATTCCATATTGTCCAACTACTGAATCAGACTTTGAATAGCCAACGGATTCTTGTGATGAATCAACAACCTAAGCAATCAACACACTATCGGAAATTGAAACAGTTATGGAAGCTGATTTTAAAGAACCAAGAAGCACTGAATAGTGTTAATTACCGCACACATCGCTTATTTGATGGCCTTATAACAGAAGCAGGTATAGTTGAATTTATGCTTAATATCGACAGTAAATTTAGAAAAGTCTATGATGTCGTCAATGAGCTCAAATATCACCTTAAAACAGGGAATATCAATGCTTTCCTACATACAATTAGTCGCAATAAGAGCCAACGGCTCCCGAAGAATTTGAGAAAAACGATGAATACTCTGCTCAAATACTTACCTGCTATTATCAATAGCTTTCGTTATACACTTTCCAATGGGCCAATTGAGGGTATGAATAATAAAATTAAGAATATTAAGCGTTCCGGATTTGGTTACCGCAATTTTTATCATTTAAGGGCAAGGGCTTTTCTTTCCTTTAAATCATATGAGGTAAAGAGGGAAAATAAACCTACCATAAATAGAAAGATTGAAAAGCTAGATACAGAATCTAGGGCCCTATGTGCCTAAGTTAAAAGATATTTTTTACTAGAGGCGGAAGAGAATGGGCATCTGTTAGCCATGTTAAGCACGCCAAAGAAATACAAGCTGTGACAATCCTAGAGCCGTAGGAGCAACGCGACGTACGGATATAGCGATTGACTACAGCTTGTTTGAGGCTGGCGAGGTGAGAGACCTTGGCTCGAACCGGTGCCATGGCTGTTGAACAGATGACCAATTCTCTGGAGACTCTAGCCTATGGCTAGAAAAAATAAAAAAGACCGAAGTCAAAACTTCGATCTTTAATATCACCAACACTATTTGACAAAGAGCCTTTAAAATCAGCAATACAGCTAATGTAAGCACAAAAAAAGGGGCTAGGAAATTCTCCCTGCCCCATAATAACTTATTCAACTAATTTTCTTAAAGACGGAATCCGCTCTAAAGTTTTAAAGATAAAGAGCAGAATTGCCAAATTTATCGGAAATTGAATCACAGTCCGAACAATCCGAGCCCATGAAAAGAAGGCGTTTTGATACATCATATTTAACCATAAGGGGGTTAAAATAAGGCTAACTAATATCGTTGTTGCAATTTTAGCAACCACCAAACGCTTCAAACTATAAGGGTGACGAAATAACAGTAGGCCATATATTACGGCACTTAAGATACTATTTAAGGTAAAACCAGGGAAAAAGAATCCAGATGGGCTAAGCATAAAACCTAGGATATCAGCAAAACCTGCGGCCACTCCAGCATAGACCGGCCCATAAAATGCCCCCATAATTGCAAGTGTTACAAAAGAAAAATTTATTTCCCAAGTAGGGCTAATTACCAAACGAAATTGGTTTAAAACCAAATTCAGGGCAATCAAAACCCCCATCCCAGCAACAAGCTTAGCGCTCGACATTGAACGCGGTAACCATTTATTCATAAAAAAAACCCTCCTAAAATTTGGAGAGTACCTTAACAGGTTACA
Proteins encoded in this window:
- a CDS encoding ISL3 family transposase, producing MAQNDCIKNLLSITDENIKLEDKVTIKKIKQVTHKVIYGTLTYQPDSCPNCLHKEADQASIIKHGYKLSRILIGEFNTQPISLVLKKQRFFCKNCQITFTASSNLVAKNCFISRQIKCLAIQELSESQSMSLIAKKLNISNSTVIRLLESTAKQFKQSYRQLPRHLSIDEFKSVKNVSGAMSCILVDAANHRLFDILEDRTQAYLRDYFMRFPLEKRKLVETITMDMYSPYYDFLQQIFPNAKIIIDRFHIVQLLNQTLNSQRILVMNQQPKQSTHYRKLKQLWKLILKNQEALNSVNYRTHRLFDGLITEAGIVEFMLNIDSKFRKVYDVVNELKYHLKTGNINAFLHTISRNKSQRLPKNLRKTMNTLLKYLPAIINSFRYTLSNGPIEGMNNKIKNIKRSGFGYRNFYHLRARAFLSFKSYEVKRENKPTINRKIEKLDTESRALCA
- a CDS encoding folate family ECF transporter S component → MNKWLPRSMSSAKLVAGMGVLIALNLVLNQFRLVISPTWEINFSFVTLAIMGAFYGPVYAGVAAGFADILGFMLSPSGFFFPGFTLNSILSAVIYGLLLFRHPYSLKRLVVAKIATTILVSLILTPLWLNMMYQNAFFSWARIVRTVIQFPINLAILLFIFKTLERIPSLRKLVE